In Streptomyces violaceusniger Tu 4113, one DNA window encodes the following:
- a CDS encoding DUF742 domain-containing protein → MTPPPASPGPYGGHHQSPYGGEGDQPLVRPYAMTGGRTRPRYQLAIEALVSTTADPVHLQGLLPEHQRICHLCQEVKSVAEVSALLNIPLGVARILVADLAEAGMVAIHQPGGGSEAGGTPDVTLLERVLSGLRKL, encoded by the coding sequence ATGACCCCGCCCCCCGCCTCGCCCGGCCCGTACGGCGGCCATCACCAATCGCCGTACGGGGGTGAAGGCGACCAGCCTTTGGTGCGTCCGTATGCCATGACCGGTGGCCGGACCCGGCCGCGCTACCAGCTCGCCATCGAGGCGCTGGTCAGCACCACGGCCGACCCCGTGCATCTGCAGGGGCTGCTCCCCGAGCACCAGCGGATCTGCCATCTGTGCCAGGAGGTCAAGTCGGTCGCCGAGGTCTCGGCGCTGCTGAACATACCCCTGGGTGTGGCGCGGATCCTGGTGGCGGACCTGGCAGAGGCCGGCATGGTGGCGATCCACCAGCCCGGGGGCGGTTCGGAAGCGGGCGGTACCCCGGATGTGACACTGCTCGAAAGGGTGCTCAGTGGACTTCGCAAGCTCTAG
- a CDS encoding sensor histidine kinase: MGAPQARQGRGDASADPEPRGGTDRGSSPQRAQGSSGRTLGDQSPEAGTQSATRISAPSGGGDAEQPAKPKTSGPSGPGSRMALRNWRISTRLVSLLTLPVVAATTLGALRIEGSLDNIQQLDQMKLLTKMTQQATQLASALQEERDKSAGPLAGKGNDKDDRVVSTREDTNRAITAFREATHQIDPGDQSLAGVQSTLVNIDRQLGKINEVRDTAYDNSQYYSLTVQNYNELINSLLLLSQDMAQATSNRAMINNTRALATFSSAKEYASIQRALISAALADPKGADFSANDRRFARTAVDKENEALGRFKQIRQGNSEDLLDPLDSRPDIKAATMYADRAVRDPEGLKAEKRTDLDWYDQDSIKIEEMGKIEETLLSEMQQKARELRDSAQQDAILNGALILLVLGVSLVGAFVVARSMVRSLRRLQDTAQDVSQKRLPELVKQLSESDPQDVDTSVESVGVHSRDEIGKVAAAFDDVHREAVRLAAEQALLRGNVNAMFTNLSRRSQGLIQRQLSLISELESREADPDQLSSLFKLDHLATRMRRNGENLLVLAGEEPGRRWTRPVPLVDVLRAAASEVEQYERIELSSVPATEVAGRVVNDLVHLLAELLENATSFSSPQTKVKVTGHALPDGRVLVEIHDTGIGLSPEDLAAINERLASPPTVDVSVSRRMGLFVVGRLSLRHGIRIQLRPSDSGGTTALVMLPVDVAQGGRKPAPQAAGGKSGQGAPAVGGGQGNSSAGLLGSAPSRRQVPGSGSRTALPGNSGSGLPTRPVGAGAGPAGGAPADGTNFFEGGRPPGPRSNAPAGPGGPGGPGGQGVPGGQGGPGGQGGPGGQGGPGAPSGRPPLPQRSDGPTVAPPTGAPARADGGDQGGRPQLPTRGPAPELPAPSQPGTSWGARAAAGEDDWPGTPRDAVDTPRGHEEYDSTGQFAGPDLGGSGHRRDPFGNRGPGDTGELPQLSDSPNLFEPRRGANGPQGGQGPTDTGQFNRPDYGRGPGDTGEFARPELGRGPGDTGEYARPELGQGPGDTGEYAQPRFEDAAPRGGRGPGDTGEFPRPNMGGPGDTGEYPRPNMGDTGEYPRPDMGGTGEYPLPQGPQGRPGGRPNDPLPPAGPGDGRTPIFDTIESSWHFNQAENPGISGPQDGGRSYPSAPSAPEPTPGRPASAVPPRSAHEPLPAAQGMGDFAGAQGMGDFAGSGAAAGPGTNGAGPGGRSTGSHWRTSPHNDERWRRAEQVREPAAGGITSSGLPRRVPRANLVEGAAHQPQPDQAGPQVSRAPDDVRGRLTNLRRGIQQGRRAGTGVGDNHDRGIGPTYQQER; this comes from the coding sequence ATGGGGGCTCCCCAGGCCCGCCAGGGCCGAGGGGATGCTTCGGCGGACCCGGAGCCGCGTGGCGGGACCGACCGCGGCTCCTCGCCCCAGCGCGCCCAGGGGAGCAGCGGCAGGACTCTGGGCGATCAGAGCCCCGAGGCCGGTACGCAGAGCGCTACCCGGATCAGTGCGCCCAGTGGCGGCGGAGACGCGGAGCAGCCTGCCAAGCCGAAGACCTCCGGCCCCAGCGGGCCCGGCAGTCGCATGGCCCTGCGCAACTGGCGCATCAGCACCCGACTGGTCTCTCTGCTCACGCTCCCGGTGGTCGCGGCGACCACCCTGGGGGCGCTGCGCATCGAGGGCTCGCTGGACAACATCCAGCAGCTCGACCAGATGAAGCTGCTCACCAAGATGACGCAGCAGGCCACCCAGCTCGCCAGCGCGCTCCAGGAGGAGCGCGACAAGTCGGCCGGCCCGCTGGCGGGCAAGGGCAACGACAAGGACGACCGGGTCGTCTCCACGCGTGAGGACACCAACCGCGCCATCACGGCCTTCCGCGAGGCCACGCACCAGATCGACCCCGGCGACCAGTCGCTGGCCGGTGTGCAGTCCACGCTCGTCAACATCGACCGTCAACTCGGCAAGATCAACGAGGTCCGTGACACGGCCTACGACAACAGCCAGTACTACTCGCTGACGGTCCAGAACTACAACGAGCTGATCAACTCGCTGCTGCTGCTCTCCCAGGACATGGCGCAGGCGACCAGCAACCGCGCGATGATCAACAACACCCGCGCGCTCGCCACCTTCTCCTCCGCCAAGGAGTACGCCTCCATCCAGCGCGCACTCATCAGCGCCGCGCTCGCCGACCCCAAGGGCGCCGACTTCTCCGCCAACGACCGCCGCTTCGCCAGGACCGCGGTGGACAAGGAGAACGAGGCGCTCGGCCGCTTCAAGCAGATCCGCCAGGGCAACTCCGAGGATCTGCTCGACCCCCTGGACAGCCGCCCCGACATCAAGGCGGCGACCATGTACGCCGACCGCGCGGTGCGCGACCCCGAGGGGCTGAAGGCGGAGAAGCGCACCGATCTGGACTGGTACGACCAGGACAGTATCAAGATCGAAGAGATGGGCAAGATCGAGGAGACGCTGCTCAGCGAGATGCAGCAGAAGGCTCGTGAGCTCCGCGACTCCGCCCAGCAGGACGCGATCCTCAACGGTGCGCTGATCCTGCTGGTCCTCGGCGTCTCCCTGGTCGGCGCCTTCGTCGTCGCCCGCTCCATGGTCCGCTCGCTGCGCCGCCTCCAGGACACCGCGCAGGATGTCTCCCAGAAGCGGCTGCCCGAACTGGTCAAGCAGCTCTCCGAGTCCGATCCGCAGGATGTGGACACCTCCGTCGAGTCCGTCGGTGTGCACAGCCGGGACGAGATCGGAAAGGTGGCCGCGGCCTTCGACGACGTGCACCGCGAGGCGGTCCGGCTCGCCGCCGAGCAGGCGCTGCTGCGGGGCAACGTCAACGCGATGTTCACCAACCTCTCGCGCCGCAGCCAGGGCCTCATCCAGCGCCAGCTCTCGCTCATCTCCGAGCTGGAGAGCCGCGAGGCCGACCCGGACCAGCTCTCCTCGCTCTTCAAGCTGGACCACCTCGCCACCCGTATGCGGCGTAACGGCGAGAACCTCCTGGTCCTCGCGGGCGAGGAGCCCGGCCGCCGGTGGACCCGGCCGGTGCCGCTGGTGGACGTGCTCCGCGCGGCCGCCTCCGAGGTGGAGCAGTACGAGCGCATCGAGCTCAGCTCGGTCCCGGCGACCGAGGTCGCCGGCCGGGTCGTCAACGACCTCGTCCACCTGCTCGCCGAGCTGCTGGAGAACGCCACTTCCTTCTCCTCGCCGCAGACCAAGGTCAAGGTCACCGGTCATGCGCTGCCCGACGGGCGGGTGCTGGTCGAGATCCACGACACCGGTATCGGGCTCTCGCCCGAGGACCTGGCAGCGATCAACGAGCGGCTGGCCTCCCCGCCCACGGTCGATGTGTCGGTGTCCCGGCGCATGGGTCTGTTCGTGGTCGGCCGGCTGTCGCTGCGCCACGGCATCCGCATCCAGCTCCGGCCGTCCGACTCGGGCGGTACGACGGCGCTGGTCATGCTGCCGGTCGATGTCGCCCAGGGCGGCCGGAAGCCGGCGCCGCAGGCCGCCGGCGGCAAGTCGGGCCAGGGTGCCCCGGCCGTCGGTGGCGGTCAGGGCAACAGTTCGGCGGGGCTGCTCGGCTCGGCGCCCTCGCGGCGCCAGGTCCCGGGCTCGGGTTCACGCACCGCGCTGCCCGGCAACAGCGGCAGCGGACTGCCGACCCGGCCGGTCGGCGCCGGTGCGGGCCCCGCGGGCGGCGCCCCGGCCGACGGCACCAACTTCTTCGAGGGCGGGCGGCCTCCAGGCCCCCGGAGCAACGCCCCCGCGGGCCCCGGCGGTCCCGGTGGTCCCGGTGGTCAGGGTGTCCCCGGCGGTCAGGGCGGTCCCGGTGGTCAGGGTGGTCCCGGTGGTCAGGGTGGCCCCGGCGCCCCCTCCGGCCGTCCCCCGCTTCCGCAGCGCAGCGACGGCCCGACCGTCGCTCCGCCGACCGGCGCCCCGGCCCGTGCCGACGGGGGCGACCAGGGCGGCCGTCCGCAGCTCCCCACCCGCGGCCCCGCGCCCGAGCTTCCGGCCCCGTCCCAGCCGGGCACCAGTTGGGGCGCGCGCGCCGCGGCCGGCGAGGACGACTGGCCGGGCACGCCGCGCGACGCGGTGGACACCCCGCGCGGGCATGAGGAGTACGACTCCACGGGCCAGTTCGCCGGTCCGGACCTCGGCGGCTCCGGGCACCGGCGCGACCCGTTCGGCAACCGCGGCCCCGGCGACACCGGTGAGCTGCCGCAGTTGAGCGACAGCCCCAACCTGTTCGAGCCGCGCCGCGGGGCCAATGGCCCGCAGGGCGGCCAGGGACCGACCGACACCGGCCAGTTCAACCGGCCCGACTACGGCCGCGGCCCCGGCGACACCGGCGAGTTCGCCCGTCCGGAGCTCGGCCGGGGCCCGGGTGACACCGGTGAGTACGCCCGTCCGGAGCTCGGCCAGGGCCCGGGTGACACCGGTGAGTACGCCCAGCCCCGGTTCGAGGACGCCGCCCCGCGCGGTGGACGCGGCCCCGGGGACACGGGCGAATTCCCGCGGCCGAACATGGGCGGCCCGGGCGACACCGGCGAGTACCCCCGCCCGAACATGGGCGACACCGGCGAGTACCCCCGCCCCGACATGGGTGGCACCGGTGAGTACCCGCTGCCCCAGGGTCCCCAGGGCCGGCCCGGTGGGCGCCCGAACGATCCGCTGCCGCCCGCCGGACCCGGCGACGGCCGTACCCCGATCTTCGACACCATCGAGTCGTCCTGGCATTTCAACCAGGCTGAGAACCCGGGCATATCGGGCCCCCAGGACGGTGGCCGGTCGTACCCGTCCGCGCCTTCCGCCCCCGAGCCCACCCCCGGTCGGCCCGCCTCCGCCGTACCGCCGCGCTCGGCCCATGAGCCGCTGCCGGCGGCCCAGGGCATGGGCGACTTCGCCGGCGCCCAGGGCATGGGCGACTTCGCCGGATCGGGCGCCGCGGCGGGCCCCGGCACCAACGGGGCCGGTCCGGGCGGCCGGAGCACGGGTTCCCACTGGCGTACGTCGCCCCACAACGACGAGCGCTGGCGGCGCGCCGAGCAGGTCCGCGAACCGGCGGCCGGCGGTATCACGTCGTCCGGGTTGCCACGGCGGGTGCCGCGCGCAAACCTCGTGGAGGGTGCCGCACACCAGCCGCAGCCCGACCAGGCTGGGCCGCAGGTGTCCCGCGCGCCCGATGATGTACGCGGCAGGCTGACCAACCTCCGCCGTGGAATTCAGCAGGGTCGCCGGGCCGGTACCGGAGTCGGCGACAACCATGATCGCGGCATTGGCCCGACTTACCAGCAGGAGCGTTAG
- a CDS encoding roadblock/LC7 domain-containing protein, with protein sequence MSQAAQNLNWLITNFVDNTPGVSHTVVVSADGLLLAMSEGFPRDRADQLAAVASGLTSLTAGASRIFEGGMVNQTVVEMERGFLFIMSVSDGSSLAVLAHPECDIGLVGYEMALLVDRAGNVLTPDLRAELQGSLLN encoded by the coding sequence ATGAGCCAGGCGGCGCAGAATCTGAACTGGTTGATCACGAACTTCGTGGACAACACCCCCGGGGTGTCCCACACGGTCGTGGTCTCCGCCGACGGACTCCTTCTGGCGATGTCCGAAGGCTTCCCCCGTGACCGAGCCGATCAATTGGCGGCGGTGGCTTCCGGCCTGACCTCGCTCACCGCCGGGGCCTCCCGCATCTTCGAAGGCGGCATGGTCAACCAGACCGTCGTCGAAATGGAACGAGGCTTTCTCTTCATCATGTCCGTCTCCGACGGCTCCTCCCTCGCCGTGCTCGCGCACCCCGAGTGCGACATCGGCCTCGTCGGCTACGAGATGGCTCTGCTGGTCGACCGCGCGGGCAATGTCCTCACCCCCGACCTGCGTGCCGAGCTGCAGGGCAGCCTGTTGAACTGA
- a CDS encoding GTP-binding protein — MDFASSSGASPARATTSAKIVVAGGFGVGKTTFVGAVSEINPLRTEAVMTSASAGIDDLSHVQDKTTTTVAMDFGRITLDDDLILYLFGTPGQDRFWFMWDDLVRGAIGAVVLVDTRRLADCFPAVDYFENSGLPFVIALNGFEGQQPYNPEEVREALQIGPDTPIITTDARHRGEAKSALITLVEHALMARLK, encoded by the coding sequence GTGGACTTCGCAAGCTCTAGCGGCGCTTCCCCCGCCCGCGCGACCACCTCGGCGAAGATCGTGGTGGCGGGCGGCTTCGGCGTGGGCAAGACCACGTTCGTCGGCGCGGTCTCGGAGATCAACCCGCTGCGCACCGAAGCCGTGATGACCTCCGCCTCGGCGGGGATCGACGATCTGAGCCATGTCCAGGACAAGACCACGACGACCGTGGCGATGGACTTCGGCCGCATCACGCTCGACGACGATCTCATCCTGTACCTGTTCGGCACGCCGGGTCAGGACCGCTTCTGGTTCATGTGGGACGACCTGGTGCGCGGCGCGATCGGCGCCGTGGTGCTGGTCGACACCCGCCGGCTCGCCGACTGCTTCCCCGCCGTCGACTACTTCGAGAACTCCGGGCTGCCCTTCGTCATCGCCCTCAACGGCTTCGAGGGTCAGCAGCCCTACAACCCCGAAGAGGTCCGCGAGGCTCTGCAGATCGGCCCGGACACCCCCATCATCACCACGGACGCGCGCCACCGCGGCGAGGCCAAGAGCGCTCTCATCACCCTGGTCGAGCATGCGCTGATGGCCCGGCTCAAGTAG